One stretch of Ananas comosus cultivar F153 linkage group 6, ASM154086v1, whole genome shotgun sequence DNA includes these proteins:
- the LOC109711882 gene encoding auxin-responsive protein SAUR32-like: protein MEEDKRMKVKKGSLAVRVGVEGDEGRFRRFVIPISYLNHPLFRKLLETAKEVYGYSSSGPIKLPCSVDEFLHLRWLIERESQSSSSARSGLHHHHSFSLHSC, encoded by the coding sequence ATGGAAGAGGATAAGAGGATGAAGGTGAAGAAGGGGTCTCTCGCCGTGCGAGTCGGCGTCGAGGGCGACGAGGGCAGGTTCCGGCGGTTCGTCATCCCGATATCGTACCTCAACCACCCGCTGTTCCGGAAGCTGCTGGAAACAGCCAAGGAGGTCTACGGTTACAGCTCGTCGGGCCCGATCAAGCTCCCGTGCTCCGTCGACGAGTTCCTCCATCTCCGGTGGCTCATCGAGCGCGAATCGCAAAGCTCGTCGTCCGCCCGCAGCGGCCTCCATCACCACCATTCGTTCTCCCTGCATTCGTGTTGA